A stretch of DNA from Mycobacterium senriense:
GTGCGACGAGACTCAGGGCTGGCAGCCGGACATCGCCGACATGGAGTCCAAGATCACCGACCGCACCAAGGCGCTGGTCGTGATCAACCCGAACAACCCGACCGGCGCCGTCTACAGCAGCGAGGTCCTCACCCAGATCGTCGAGCTCGCGCGCAAGCACGAGCTGCTGCTGCTCGCCGACGAGATCTACGACAAGATCCTTTACGACGACGCCAAGCACATCAACCTGGCCACGCTGGCGCCGGACATGTTGTGCCTGACGTTCAACGGCCTGTCCAAGGCCTATCGGGTGGCGGGCTATCGGGCCGGCTGGCTGGCGATCACCGGGCCCAAGGACCACGCCGCCAGCTTCATCGAGGGCATCAACCTGCTGGCAAACATGCGGCTGTGCCCCAACGTGCCGGCGCAGCACGCGATCCAGGTGGCCCTGGGTGGCCACCAGAGCATCGACGACCTGGTCCTGCCAGGCGGCCGACTGCTCGAGCAGCGCGACGTAGCGTGGACCAAGCTCAACGACATCCCGGGGGTGTCCTGCGTCAAGCCGGAGGGCGCCCTGTACGCGTTCCCCCGGCTCGACCCCGAGGTCTACGACATCGACGACGACGAACAGCTCGTCCTCGACCTGCTGCTGCAGGAGAAGATCCTGGTCACCCAGGGCACCGGCTTCAATTGGCCGGCACCGGATCACCTGCGCATCGTGACGTTGCCGTGGGCCCGTGACCTGGCGGCCGCGATCGAGCGG
This window harbors:
- a CDS encoding pyridoxal phosphate-dependent aminotransferase; translated protein: MDSDGTISGVTTHHLPLHTSAHHRPQRSFAQSSKLQDVLYEIRGPVHAHAARLEAEGHRILKLNIGNPAPFGFEAPDVIMRDMIQALPYAQGYSDSQGILPARRAVVTRYELVDGFPRFDVDDVYLGNGVSELITMTLQALLDNGDEVLIPSPDYPLWTASTSLAGGTPVHYLCDETQGWQPDIADMESKITDRTKALVVINPNNPTGAVYSSEVLTQIVELARKHELLLLADEIYDKILYDDAKHINLATLAPDMLCLTFNGLSKAYRVAGYRAGWLAITGPKDHAASFIEGINLLANMRLCPNVPAQHAIQVALGGHQSIDDLVLPGGRLLEQRDVAWTKLNDIPGVSCVKPEGALYAFPRLDPEVYDIDDDEQLVLDLLLQEKILVTQGTGFNWPAPDHLRIVTLPWARDLAAAIERLGNFLVAYRA